The nucleotide sequence TAGTTTTATCTTTAACGTCTAAGCAAAAAGACTTAGAGGCAATTATTGAACAATTTACGAACTTGCACATTGAAAAATTTATCTTTACGAAGCTTGATGAAACAAATTCTATTGGCACTATGTTTAATTTAATGATTAAATATAATAAAGGACTAGCTTATTATACAAATGGTCAAGAAGTACCAGAAGATATCGAACAACCAAATAGTGATAATTTACTAGAACTTTTCTTCAAGGAGAATTCGGATGAAAGATCAAGCTGAAAAACTGCGCCAGAAAATGCTGGAAAGTGAACATAAGCCTGGGCGATCAATTGCAGTTGTTAGTGGAAAAGGCGGAGTAGGTAAAAGTAACTTTACGACAAACTTCGCTACCCTTTTATCAAAAAGAGGGAAAAAGGTAGTCATTTTAGATATGGATATTGGCATGGGCAATGTACACATTCTCATAGGAAGTTCCGTGAAATACAGTTTAAAAGATTACCTCGATGGTCAAGTGGCACTTGAAGATGTTTTGTGCGAAACGAACGAAGGGGTAAGCTATATTTCCGGCGGTTCAGGTATGTCGTCGTTAATGGAGTGGTCTCCTGATGTTTTTGCTCGTCTAATCACGGCTTTCGAAACATTGCAGAAAAATTATGATTTTGTCTTATTTGATATGGGAGCGGGTGTTGTTAATTGGTCGCTCGATCTATTAACATCCATTGAAGAAATTATTGTTATTTCTACAGCGGAACCGACATCCATTATGGATGCTTATTCTATGATGAAATTTATCCATCTAAAAGACCCGATGAAGAAATTTTATCTGTTAGGCAATCGTGCATTTACAGTTGAGGAAGGGCAAGATACGACACAGCGTCTAAAAACAGTCATGCACCGTTTTTTAGAGAAGGAAGTATCGATTTTAGGCTCGTTGCCGGAAGATCCTGTAGTGCGTCAATCAGTACTTCAGCAAGCATTATTTACAGTGCTGTATCCTGATGCCCCCATTACAAAAACGATGGGGAAAATTGTTGAGCAATTTTTAACAACGCAGGCTGTAATGAAAGAAGTTCATGCAACAAACGAGTCTATGAAATTTATATCTAAATTAAAAAGCATCTTTTCGAGAGGGCGTGAGTAAATGAGCAACTTACAGAAAACCAAACTGCTAGTTGTTGATGATTCCGCCTTTATGCGGAAGCTAATAAGCGATTTTTTTTCGGATCATCGGCATATTGAAGTCATCGGGTCTGCACGTAATGGGAAAGACGCCATTAAAAAGATTGAGCAGCTTAAACCCGATGTCGTAACAATGGATGTGGAAATGCCGGAAATGAATGGGATGGAAGCGTTAAAAGAAATTATGCAAAAGTATCCATTGCCTGTCATTATGCTCTCAAGTACGACAAAGCGCGGAGCAGAAAATACATTAATGGCAATGGAGTACGGAGCAGTCGATTTTGTTGCTAAACCAAGCGGTTCCATTTCATTGGATTTACATAAAATTAAGGATGAACTTGTACGAAAAGTGGAAGGGGCATCTAAAGTAACGGTTTCAAAATTGAAAAAACCTTTCCGTAAATCGACAGTCGCAAATCAAGCGATCCGTCATCCTTTCAACAATCAAGAATCTAAAGTAAAAAGTTTGCTAAAGCCAACCGTCAACATCGATATACCGATAAAAAAGACGGAGTGGAGCAAAACTTCAAAGAAAATTATTTTAATCGGGACTTCAACTGGTGGTCCGAGGGCTTTACAGGAAGTCATTACGAAAATTCCCGCAAATGTGGGTGCTCCGATTTTAATCGTGCAGCATATGCCTGCAGGTTTTACAAAATCGTTGGCAGCAAGACTTGATCAGTTGAGTGAAATTCATGTGAAAGAAGCAGAACAAGGTGACCTGTTGCAAAAAGGAACGGCTTATATTGCACCGGGTGGCTATCATCTTAAATTAAGAAAAGTCGGGTCATCATTTGCTGTCGTACTCGACAATCAGGAACCGCCAAGAGCAGGCCATCGCCCGTCTGTTGATGTCATGTTTGAAGATGTCAGCCAGTATTCGGAGTTCGATAAAATTGCCGTTATTATGACGGGAATGGGCTATGACGGATCAAAAGGACTAGTCTCACTCAAAAAAACAGGGAATGTTATGGCTATTGCCGAGTCAGCAGAAACATGTATCGTATATGGAATGCCAAAAGCTGCCGTGGAAACGCAGCTTGTAGATGAAGTGGCGGATGTTGATGATATTGCCCAAACAATTATGAAATATATGCCTTAAAAAGGGGTGCCCTCTAAATGGAATTAAATCAATATTTGGAAATGTTCATTGAAGAAAGTAAAGAGCATTTACAAGCATGCAGTGAACACTTATTGGAATTGGAAAAAAATCCGGAAGATTTAACGATT is from Solibacillus isronensis and encodes:
- a CDS encoding MinD/ParA family protein, whose translation is MKDQAEKLRQKMLESEHKPGRSIAVVSGKGGVGKSNFTTNFATLLSKRGKKVVILDMDIGMGNVHILIGSSVKYSLKDYLDGQVALEDVLCETNEGVSYISGGSGMSSLMEWSPDVFARLITAFETLQKNYDFVLFDMGAGVVNWSLDLLTSIEEIIVISTAEPTSIMDAYSMMKFIHLKDPMKKFYLLGNRAFTVEEGQDTTQRLKTVMHRFLEKEVSILGSLPEDPVVRQSVLQQALFTVLYPDAPITKTMGKIVEQFLTTQAVMKEVHATNESMKFISKLKSIFSRGRE
- a CDS encoding protein-glutamate methylesterase/protein-glutamine glutaminase — its product is MSNLQKTKLLVVDDSAFMRKLISDFFSDHRHIEVIGSARNGKDAIKKIEQLKPDVVTMDVEMPEMNGMEALKEIMQKYPLPVIMLSSTTKRGAENTLMAMEYGAVDFVAKPSGSISLDLHKIKDELVRKVEGASKVTVSKLKKPFRKSTVANQAIRHPFNNQESKVKSLLKPTVNIDIPIKKTEWSKTSKKIILIGTSTGGPRALQEVITKIPANVGAPILIVQHMPAGFTKSLAARLDQLSEIHVKEAEQGDLLQKGTAYIAPGGYHLKLRKVGSSFAVVLDNQEPPRAGHRPSVDVMFEDVSQYSEFDKIAVIMTGMGYDGSKGLVSLKKTGNVMAIAESAETCIVYGMPKAAVETQLVDEVADVDDIAQTIMKYMP